A window from Dioscorea cayenensis subsp. rotundata cultivar TDr96_F1 chromosome 10, TDr96_F1_v2_PseudoChromosome.rev07_lg8_w22 25.fasta, whole genome shotgun sequence encodes these proteins:
- the LOC120270964 gene encoding probable bifunctional methylthioribulose-1-phosphate dehydratase/enolase-phosphatase E1 1: MIGLYLEKRVQDDLEKGISGSVPIPPDDAGKEAVIESLVTNVRAMIAADRKITALKQLQGHIWRTGFQSNELQGVVYEDVPEALKKWHAHGIKVYIYSSGSREAQRLIFRNTTYGDLRKYLCGFFDTTTGNKKEPCSYLEISQSVGVDEPSQVLFLTDVYQEAVAAKAAGLEVIISVRPGNAALPENHGFRTVTSFAEAHLISFG, from the exons GTTCAAGATGACTTAGAGAAAGGAATTTCAGGATCTGTACCTATTCCACCAGATGATGCTGGAAAGGAGGCGGTGATCGAATCATTGGTTACTAATGTCAGGGCCATGATAGCTGCGGACAGAAAAATAACTGCTCTTAAACAACTGCAG GGACATATATGGAGAACTGGCTTCCAAAGTAATGAACTGCAAGGTGTAGTTTATGAAGATGTTCCTGAAGCTTTGAAGAAGTGGCATGCTCATGGCATCAAG GTGTATATATATTCTAGTGGTAGTCGAGAAGCTCAAAGGCTCATCTTTAGGAATACAACTTATGGTGACCTGAGGAAATACTTGTGTGGATTTTTTGATACCACAACTGG GAACAAAAAAGAACCATGCAGTTACTTAGAGATCTCACAGTCAGTTGGTGTAGATGAGCCATCACAAGTTTTATTTCTAACAGATGTCTATCAGGAAGCTGTTGCTGCAAAAGCTGCAG GGTTAGAAGTGATAATCTCTGTTAGACCCGGAAATGCTGCTTTGCCAGAGAACCATGGATTCAGAACTGTAACATCCTTCGCAGAA GCTCACCTgatatcatttggatga
- the LOC120270963 gene encoding ELMO domain-containing protein A, whose protein sequence is MRAERSHGYCVAIRTMPPCSISRCSHALVPSDDSTSGSPRWLGRSLSCVCIKRKGAYERIGNNLTPIQVERLQRLKYRMEVYFDASRHEHQEALRALWSATYPDQELIGLISDQWKQMGWQGRDPSTDFRGAGFISLENLLFFAKTFNASFQKLLNKQGGKRSAWEYPFAVAGVNITFMIMQMLDLQSSKPRTFIRTVFIQMISEDEWAFDLLYCVAFMVMDKQWLERNASYMEFNEVLRCTRQQLERELLLDDVMRIEDMPSYSLLSQS, encoded by the exons ATGAGGGCGGAGAGGAGCCACGGATACTGCGTTGCGATCCGGACAATGCCGCCTTGCTCGATCTCTCGATGTTCGCACGCTTTGGTGCCTTCAG ATGATTCAACATCTGGATCACCTCGGTGGCTTGGAAGAAGCCTTTCTTGTGTTTGCATTAAACGAAAAGGGGCATATGAACGTATTGGTAACAATCTGACACCAATACAG GTTGAGAGACTGCAGAGATTGAAATATCGTATGGAGGTCTATTTTGATGCCTCTAGACATGAGCATCAG GAAGCTTTGAGGGCGCTTTGGTCTGCTACATACCCAGATCAAGAACTCATCGGTCTGATATCTGATCAGTGGAAACAAATGGGATGGCAAGGCAGGGACCCATCAACTGACTTCCG GGGTGCTGGATTCATTTCATTGGAAAACCTTCTCTTCTTTGCGAAAACTTTTAAT GCTTCTTTTCAGAAACTTCTTAACAAGCAGGGTGGAAAGCGCTCTGCATGGGAATACCCATTTGCAGTTGCTGGGGTGAACATCACATTCATGATCATGCAAATGTTGGATCTTCAATCTT CTAAGCCAAGGACATTTATCAGAACAGtcttcatccaaatgatatcAG AGGATGAGTGGGCATTCGACTTGCTTTATTGTGTCGCATTCATGGTGATGGACAAGCAATGGCTAGAAAGGAATGCGTCGTACATGGAATTCAAC GAAGTACTTCGATGTACCCGGCAACAATTAGAGCGGGAGCTTCTATTGGATGATGTGATGAGGATAGAAGACATGCCGTCATACAGTCTCCTTTCCCAGTCATGA